In Priestia megaterium NBRC 15308 = ATCC 14581, the following proteins share a genomic window:
- a CDS encoding succinate dehydrogenase cytochrome b558 subunit encodes MAANREFQYRRIHSLLGVIPIGIFLTQHLVVNHFATKGEESFNQAAHFMESLPFRYALEIFIIFLPIVFHAIYGLYIAFTAKTNVNNYGFFRNWMFILQRVSGVITLIFITWHVWETRIQAALGKEVDFQMMERILSNPAMLAFYIVGVVSTIFHFANGLWSFGVSWGLTVTPRSQRISTYVTLAIFLALTFVGVRTLFAFA; translated from the coding sequence ATGGCGGCAAACAGAGAGTTTCAATATCGGAGAATCCATTCATTACTTGGGGTAATACCAATCGGGATTTTCTTAACACAGCATTTAGTTGTGAATCATTTTGCGACAAAGGGAGAAGAATCATTTAATCAAGCAGCTCACTTCATGGAGAGCTTACCTTTCCGCTATGCTCTAGAAATTTTCATTATTTTCTTACCAATCGTTTTTCACGCAATATACGGTCTTTACATCGCATTCACTGCTAAAACAAACGTTAACAACTACGGTTTTTTCCGTAACTGGATGTTTATCCTTCAGCGTGTTTCAGGTGTAATCACACTTATCTTCATCACATGGCACGTATGGGAAACCAGAATACAAGCTGCGCTTGGAAAAGAAGTAGATTTTCAAATGATGGAACGAATTTTAAGCAACCCGGCAATGCTTGCATTCTACATAGTTGGTGTTGTATCTACGATCTTCCACTTTGCAAACGGTCTATGGTCATTTGGAGTTAGCTGGGGGTTAACTGTAACACCACGTTCTCAAAGAATTTCAACTTATGTGACATTAGCAATCTTCTTAGCACTTACATTTGTAGGTGTTCGTACATTATTCGCATTTGCATAA
- a CDS encoding electron transfer flavoprotein subunit alpha/FixB family protein yields the protein MGRKVLVLGEARDGGLRNVSFEAISAASTVADGGEIVAALVGKDVKALSEELIAYGANKVVVTEHEDLAAYTSDGYAQALLAIIESEQPEAIVFGHTALGKDLAPKLAARLDKGLISDVTDVEVGGDQVVFTRPIYSGKAFEKKIMTDAFTFVTIRPNNISPLAKDEGRTGHVEDLNVEIKNLRTVVKEVVRKATQGVDLSEAKVVIAGGRGVKSTEGFGPLQELADVLNGAVGASRGACDADYCDYSLQIGQTGKVVTPDLYIACGISGAIQHLAGMSNSKIIVAINKDPEANIFKVADYGIVGDLFEVVPLLTEEFKKLKVQSA from the coding sequence ATGGGACGCAAAGTGTTAGTTCTAGGAGAAGCACGTGATGGGGGATTACGAAACGTATCGTTTGAAGCGATTTCCGCAGCGTCTACTGTAGCTGACGGTGGGGAAATTGTTGCAGCTTTAGTAGGAAAGGACGTAAAAGCTTTAAGTGAAGAGCTTATTGCGTACGGAGCGAATAAAGTTGTTGTGACGGAGCATGAAGATTTAGCTGCTTACACATCGGATGGTTATGCTCAGGCGTTATTAGCCATCATTGAAAGTGAACAGCCTGAAGCTATCGTATTTGGCCATACGGCTCTTGGCAAAGATCTAGCGCCAAAACTGGCAGCTCGCTTAGACAAAGGACTTATCTCAGATGTGACGGATGTAGAAGTTGGAGGGGATCAAGTAGTCTTCACCCGCCCAATTTATTCTGGTAAAGCATTTGAAAAGAAAATCATGACCGATGCTTTTACGTTTGTCACGATTCGTCCAAATAATATTTCACCGCTTGCAAAAGATGAGGGACGTACAGGCCATGTAGAGGATTTAAATGTTGAAATCAAAAACCTGCGTACAGTTGTAAAAGAAGTTGTACGGAAAGCAACGCAAGGGGTTGATTTATCCGAAGCAAAAGTCGTGATTGCAGGTGGTCGAGGTGTAAAAAGCACGGAAGGTTTTGGACCTCTCCAAGAACTAGCGGACGTGTTAAATGGAGCTGTTGGGGCGTCTCGCGGAGCGTGCGATGCAGATTACTGCGACTATTCTCTTCAGATCGGTCAGACGGGCAAAGTAGTCACACCAGATTTATACATTGCCTGCGGAATCTCGGGAGCCATTCAGCATTTGGCCGGCATGTCAAATTCAAAAATTATTGTTGCCATTAACAAAGATCCTGAGGCAAATATTTTTAAAGTAGCTGATTACGGAATCGTTGGAGATTTATTTGAAGTGGTGCCTCTGCTAACGGAAGAATTTAAAAAGCTGAAAGTACAGTCTGCGTAA
- a CDS encoding aspartate kinase codes for MALIVQKFGGTSVGSVERIQNVANRVIQEAERGNQVVVVVSAMGKTTDALVKLASDITDSPSKREMDMLLTTGEQVTISLLTMALQYKGYEATSLTGWQAGIQTEAVHSNARIQHIDTTRIQSQLDRGRIVVVAGFQGCSEDGSITTLGRGGSDTTAVALAAALKAAKCDIYTDVTGVFTTDPRYVEDARKLHSISYDEMLELANLGAGVLHPRAVEFAKNYQVPLEVRSSLENENGTIVEEEVSMEQNLVVRGIAFEDNISRVTIEGLNNELQTLSTIFTALAKEQLNVDIIIQNVTANNRLSISFSIKTVDVDAALAVLKEYKSTLGYTRIEHESGLAKVSIVGSGMISNPGVAAEMFEVLAGEKIEVKMVSTSEIKVSTVVPHADMVKAVETLHIAFELEEQQAVQV; via the coding sequence ATGGCATTAATCGTTCAAAAATTTGGTGGAACATCTGTTGGTTCTGTTGAACGTATCCAAAATGTAGCAAACCGTGTTATTCAAGAAGCAGAGCGCGGTAACCAAGTAGTAGTTGTTGTATCGGCAATGGGCAAAACTACAGATGCACTGGTGAAATTAGCAAGTGATATTACGGACAGTCCAAGCAAACGCGAAATGGATATGCTTCTTACAACTGGAGAACAAGTAACGATTTCCCTGTTAACAATGGCCCTTCAATATAAAGGGTATGAAGCAACTTCGCTAACAGGTTGGCAAGCTGGTATCCAGACGGAAGCAGTTCACAGCAATGCACGAATCCAGCACATTGACACGACTCGTATTCAAAGCCAATTAGATAGAGGCCGAATCGTAGTAGTAGCTGGATTCCAAGGCTGTTCAGAAGATGGAAGCATTACAACATTAGGTCGAGGCGGCTCTGACACGACGGCAGTAGCTCTTGCCGCAGCATTAAAAGCTGCAAAATGTGATATTTATACAGACGTAACAGGAGTGTTTACGACAGATCCGCGCTATGTAGAAGATGCTCGTAAGCTTCACTCTATTTCATATGACGAAATGTTAGAATTAGCTAATTTAGGAGCAGGGGTGCTGCATCCGCGCGCTGTTGAGTTTGCAAAAAATTATCAGGTACCGCTAGAAGTGCGTTCAAGCTTAGAAAACGAGAATGGAACGATTGTTGAGGAGGAAGTTTCAATGGAACAAAACTTGGTCGTAAGAGGAATTGCGTTTGAAGATAATATTTCACGAGTAACAATTGAAGGGTTAAACAACGAGTTGCAAACTCTTTCTACTATTTTTACAGCATTAGCAAAAGAACAGTTAAATGTGGACATTATTATTCAAAACGTAACCGCTAATAATCGTCTCTCTATCTCATTTTCTATTAAAACCGTAGACGTAGACGCCGCTCTTGCCGTCTTAAAAGAGTATAAATCTACTTTAGGATATACGCGTATTGAACATGAAAGCGGTCTGGCTAAAGTATCAATTGTTGGCTCTGGCATGATTTCTAATCCAGGCGTTGCAGCGGAAATGTTTGAAGTGCTGGCAGGAGAGAAAATTGAAGTGAAGATGGTCAGCACGTCTGAAATTAAAGTATCTACAGTTGTACCGCATGCTGATATGGTAAAAGCTGTTGAGACGCTTCACATAGCATTTGAATTAGAAGAGCAGCAAGCAGTGCAAGTATAA
- a CDS encoding cation:proton antiporter regulatory subunit, translating into MMIKETELPGIGRKFEIETSGGNRVVVIIHDDGRREIYHFDQKDLEESIFDITLTDTESRQLAAILGGMIYKPKAMETIEVAFNDLVIEWYKVEKQAKAHSKTIGEIDVRSNYDVTIIAVIKNTQKKLSTPGPDTLIEEGDTLVISGERGNLKTLIKELLSQGGSS; encoded by the coding sequence ATGATGATTAAAGAAACGGAATTGCCAGGAATCGGCCGTAAATTTGAAATTGAGACAAGCGGAGGAAACCGCGTAGTTGTTATCATTCATGATGATGGACGACGTGAAATCTATCACTTCGATCAAAAAGATTTAGAAGAAAGCATTTTTGATATTACGTTAACAGATACGGAATCAAGACAGCTAGCTGCAATTTTAGGCGGCATGATTTACAAGCCAAAAGCAATGGAAACCATTGAAGTGGCATTCAATGACTTAGTTATTGAATGGTATAAAGTTGAAAAACAAGCGAAAGCTCACAGTAAAACAATTGGTGAAATTGACGTTCGCAGCAACTATGATGTCACTATCATCGCCGTCATTAAAAACACGCAAAAAAAATTATCAACTCCAGGACCAGATACGTTGATTGAAGAAGGAGATACGCTTGTTATCTCTGGAGAACGAGGGAATTTAAAAACGCTCATTAAAGAATTGCTTTCACAAGGAGGTAGTTCATAA
- the sdhB gene encoding succinate dehydrogenase iron-sulfur subunit — protein sequence MSEQQTVQKTVRFIITRQDSAESAPYNQEFEIPYRPNMNVISALMEIRRNPVDASGKEVAPINWEMNCLEEVCGACSMVINGKPRQSCTALVDKLEQPIRLQPMKTFPVVRDLQVDRSRMFDSLKKVKAWVPIDGTYDLGPGPRMPEKKRQWAYELSKCMTCGVCLEACPNVNDKSNFIGPAPLSQVRLFNAHPTGALNKGERLETIMGDGGLANCGNSQNCVQSCPKGIPLTTSIAALNRDTTIQAFRSFFGSDQV from the coding sequence ATGAGTGAACAACAAACAGTCCAAAAGACAGTGCGCTTCATTATTACACGTCAAGATTCAGCTGAATCTGCTCCTTACAATCAGGAGTTTGAAATTCCGTATCGTCCGAATATGAACGTTATTTCAGCACTGATGGAAATCAGACGTAACCCTGTTGATGCTTCAGGTAAAGAGGTTGCTCCGATAAACTGGGAAATGAACTGTTTAGAGGAAGTATGCGGAGCCTGTTCAATGGTCATCAACGGTAAACCTCGTCAGTCATGTACAGCTCTTGTTGATAAACTAGAACAGCCAATTCGCTTACAGCCAATGAAAACATTTCCTGTGGTTCGTGATTTGCAAGTAGACCGCAGCCGTATGTTTGATTCACTAAAAAAAGTAAAAGCCTGGGTTCCAATCGATGGCACATACGATTTAGGTCCAGGACCGCGTATGCCTGAAAAGAAACGTCAGTGGGCGTATGAGTTATCCAAATGTATGACATGTGGCGTTTGCTTAGAAGCTTGTCCAAATGTAAACGACAAGTCAAACTTCATCGGTCCAGCACCGCTTTCTCAAGTTCGCCTGTTTAATGCCCATCCAACCGGTGCGTTAAATAAAGGAGAACGTTTAGAGACGATTATGGGTGATGGAGGACTAGCGAACTGCGGGAATTCTCAAAACTGCGTTCAATCATGCCCAAAAGGAATTCCATTGACTACTTCAATTGCAGCTTTGAACCGCGATACAACAATTCAAGCATTCAGAAGTTTCTTTGGTAGCGATCAAGTATAA
- the gerE gene encoding spore germination transcription factor GerE encodes MKEKEFQPKPLLTKREREVFELLVQDKTTKEIASELFISEKTVRNHISNAMQKLGVKGRSQAVVELLRMGELEL; translated from the coding sequence TTGAAAGAAAAAGAGTTTCAACCTAAACCGCTACTTACAAAGCGTGAACGAGAAGTATTCGAGCTTTTAGTACAGGACAAAACAACAAAAGAAATCGCGAGTGAACTATTCATTAGCGAAAAAACAGTTCGAAATCATATTTCTAATGCGATGCAAAAGCTTGGAGTCAAGGGGCGTTCTCAAGCAGTCGTAGAACTCCTTCGAATGGGAGAACTTGAACTATAA
- the trxA gene encoding thioredoxin, translated as MAIAHATDKNFTDEIKSGLVLVDFWAPWCGPCKMIAPVLEEIDGELNDKVKIVKVDVDENQETAGKFGVMSIPTLVLFKDGEKVDQVVGFQPKEALTELINKHA; from the coding sequence ATGGCTATTGCACATGCTACAGATAAAAACTTTACAGATGAAATTAAATCAGGCTTAGTGCTTGTTGACTTTTGGGCACCATGGTGTGGCCCTTGTAAAATGATTGCTCCAGTTCTTGAAGAAATCGATGGCGAACTTAACGATAAAGTTAAAATCGTGAAAGTAGACGTTGATGAAAACCAAGAAACGGCTGGAAAATTTGGTGTTATGAGTATCCCAACTTTAGTATTATTTAAAGATGGAGAGAAAGTTGACCAAGTAGTTGGTTTCCAACCAAAAGAAGCATTAACAGAATTAATTAATAAACACGCGTAA
- a CDS encoding acyl-CoA thioesterase, with protein MNNISYIEDMDHWKESFSFKQEIKVRFSETDMFGHLNNTVPFVYFEQIRTEFFHHIGFMQKWTSEHEGTIPVVADLQCDYVKQVYFGNALSVFVKAHRIGRSSVDLHYMIQNEQKEVVLTGRGTMVQISKKTGKSVPWNEEMKRCLSNI; from the coding sequence ATGAATAATATTTCGTATATTGAAGACATGGATCATTGGAAAGAGTCATTTTCGTTTAAGCAGGAGATCAAGGTAAGATTTTCGGAAACAGATATGTTTGGGCATTTAAATAATACGGTCCCTTTTGTGTATTTTGAACAAATACGTACTGAATTCTTTCACCATATTGGCTTTATGCAAAAGTGGACGAGTGAGCATGAGGGAACGATACCGGTGGTGGCTGATTTGCAGTGCGATTATGTCAAACAAGTTTATTTTGGCAACGCGCTATCTGTTTTTGTAAAAGCTCATAGAATTGGACGTTCGTCGGTTGATTTACACTATATGATTCAAAATGAGCAAAAAGAGGTTGTACTCACCGGGAGAGGAACAATGGTGCAAATTTCTAAAAAAACAGGAAAAAGCGTCCCTTGGAATGAAGAGATGAAAAGGTGTTTATCAAATATATGA
- the sdhA gene encoding succinate dehydrogenase flavoprotein subunit, producing MSNGKIIVVGGGLAGLMATIKIAESGKQVDLFSLVPVKRSHSVCAQGGINGAVNTKGEGDSPWEHFDDTVYGGDFLANQPPVKAMCEAAPGIIHLLDRMGVMFNRTPEGLLDFRRFGGTQHHRTAFAGATTGQQLLYALDEQVRRYEVAGLVTKYEGWEFLGAVLDDERSCRGISAQNLKSMEIKTFSADAVIMATGGPGIVFGKSTNSVINTGSAASIVYQQGAYYSNGEFIQIHPTAIPGDDKLRLMSESARGEGGRVWTYKDGKPWYFLEEKYPAYGNLVPRDIATREIFDVCVAQKLGINGENMVYLDLSHKDPKELDIKLGGIIEIYEKFMGDDPRKVPMKIFPAVHYSMGGLWVDYDQMTNIPGLFAAGECDYSQHGANRLGANSLLSAIYGGMVAGPKAVEYINGLEKSADAISSSVYDRHVKEEEEKWNNIMNLQGTENAYVLHKELGEWMTDNVTVVRYNDKLLKTDEKIQELIERYDRININDTAKWSNQAATFTRQLQNMLQLSRVVTLGAYNRNESRGAHYKPDFPDRNDEEFLKTTMAAFVDKKTAPSFHYEEVDVSLIKPRKRDYTKKKDEKPKKQQEGVR from the coding sequence ATGAGTAACGGAAAAATCATCGTAGTCGGTGGCGGTTTAGCTGGCTTGATGGCAACAATAAAAATTGCTGAGTCTGGCAAGCAAGTAGATTTATTTTCACTAGTTCCGGTAAAAAGATCTCACTCAGTTTGCGCGCAAGGTGGAATCAACGGAGCCGTAAACACAAAAGGTGAAGGGGATTCACCATGGGAACACTTTGATGACACAGTGTACGGCGGAGACTTTTTAGCCAACCAGCCACCTGTAAAAGCAATGTGTGAAGCAGCTCCTGGTATTATCCACCTACTTGACCGCATGGGTGTTATGTTTAACCGTACTCCTGAGGGTTTGTTAGACTTCAGACGATTTGGCGGGACGCAGCATCACCGTACGGCTTTTGCTGGAGCAACAACGGGTCAACAATTATTGTACGCATTAGATGAGCAGGTTCGTCGCTATGAAGTTGCCGGACTTGTGACAAAGTATGAAGGATGGGAATTCTTAGGTGCTGTTCTTGACGATGAGCGCAGCTGTCGCGGAATTTCTGCACAGAATTTAAAATCAATGGAAATTAAAACGTTCTCAGCTGACGCGGTTATTATGGCTACAGGTGGACCTGGGATTGTTTTTGGAAAATCGACGAACTCAGTTATTAATACAGGTTCAGCGGCATCTATCGTGTATCAGCAAGGTGCATACTATTCAAACGGAGAGTTTATTCAAATTCATCCAACTGCTATCCCAGGAGATGATAAGCTTCGTCTTATGAGTGAATCTGCTCGTGGAGAAGGCGGACGCGTTTGGACATATAAAGACGGTAAACCTTGGTATTTCTTAGAGGAAAAATATCCTGCATACGGTAACTTAGTACCTCGTGATATTGCAACTCGTGAAATTTTTGACGTCTGCGTAGCGCAGAAGTTAGGAATCAACGGAGAGAACATGGTTTATCTGGACCTTTCACATAAAGATCCAAAAGAGCTAGACATTAAACTTGGAGGTATCATCGAAATCTATGAAAAATTCATGGGCGATGATCCGCGCAAGGTACCAATGAAAATTTTCCCAGCCGTACACTATTCAATGGGCGGTTTATGGGTGGATTACGATCAAATGACAAATATTCCTGGCTTATTCGCAGCTGGTGAGTGTGATTATTCACAGCACGGAGCGAACCGTTTAGGAGCAAACTCATTATTATCAGCTATTTATGGTGGTATGGTTGCCGGTCCTAAAGCGGTTGAATACATCAATGGTTTAGAAAAGAGCGCAGACGCTATTTCTTCAAGCGTATATGATCGTCATGTGAAAGAAGAAGAAGAGAAATGGAACAATATCATGAATCTTCAAGGTACAGAAAATGCATACGTTCTTCATAAAGAGCTAGGGGAATGGATGACTGACAACGTGACAGTCGTACGATACAATGACAAACTGTTAAAAACAGATGAAAAGATTCAAGAATTAATTGAACGCTATGATCGTATTAACATTAATGATACAGCTAAATGGAGTAATCAAGCGGCAACATTTACTCGTCAGCTGCAAAACATGCTTCAGCTTTCACGTGTTGTAACGCTAGGAGCTTACAACCGTAACGAAAGTCGCGGTGCTCATTATAAGCCAGATTTCCCAGATCGTAACGATGAAGAATTCTTAAAAACAACAATGGCAGCTTTTGTGGATAAGAAAACGGCTCCTTCTTTCCATTATGAAGAGGTAGACGTATCGTTAATTAAACCGCGTAAGCGCGACTACACAAAGAAAAAAGATGAAAAACCAAAAAAACAACAAGAGGGGGTTCGTTAA
- a CDS encoding YslB family protein encodes MSNLQTESQQELEETMETSEPNVTAETEGTLDHVSYFGYSLLRDVLIPELLGDETNAISYWAGKHLARKYPLNTMDEIVAFFKAASWGTLTLAKKDKYSLELELSGDVVSKRFQQETCSFHLESGFVAEQIQRQNNCLTEAYLTHKEKNGKVLISVQWDRKDILPTETRAERYKK; translated from the coding sequence ATGAGCAATTTACAAACAGAATCACAGCAAGAACTTGAAGAGACGATGGAAACATCAGAACCTAATGTCACAGCTGAAACAGAGGGAACTCTTGATCACGTTTCATATTTCGGATACAGCCTTTTGCGTGATGTGTTAATTCCAGAGCTTCTTGGAGACGAGACGAATGCCATTTCATACTGGGCAGGAAAACACCTTGCGCGGAAATACCCGTTAAATACAATGGATGAAATCGTCGCTTTTTTTAAAGCAGCTTCCTGGGGAACACTGACACTTGCAAAAAAAGATAAATATTCACTAGAACTTGAGTTATCAGGTGATGTGGTCAGCAAAAGATTTCAGCAGGAAACTTGTTCGTTTCATCTTGAGTCAGGATTTGTGGCTGAACAGATTCAGCGTCAAAACAACTGCCTAACAGAAGCCTACTTAACACATAAAGAAAAGAACGGAAAAGTGCTGATTTCCGTGCAGTGGGACCGAAAAGATATCTTACCTACCGAAACACGCGCGGAGCGTTATAAAAAGTAG
- the uvrC gene encoding excinuclease ABC subunit UvrC: MNDYLKEKLAILPDQPGCYLMKDKYGTVIYVGKAKVLKNRVRSYFTGSHDGKTLRLVNDIVDFEYIVTSSNLEALILEMNLIKKHDPKYNIMLKDDKGYPFIKITAEKQPRLVITRKIKKDKGKYFGPYPNVQAANETKRLLDRIYPLRKCSTMPDRPCLYYHIGQCLAPCVKEVKEEQNKQIIENITRFLNGGYEHVKTELTEKMLKASEELDFERAKEYRDQIAHIEATMEKQKVTFNDFVNRDVFGYSYDKGWMCVQVFFIRQGKLIEREVSMFPFYKEPEEDFLTFIGQFYAKNIKPKEVMVPATIDAELAEKLVEVEVQHPKRGKKKELVELACKNAKIALGEKFYLIERDEERTVGAVERLGEELGIAAPYRIEAFDNSNIQGTDPVSAMIVFVDGKPEKKEYRKYKIKTVKGPDDYSSMREVVRRRYSRALKEGLPLPDLIVVDGGKGHLAAVQDVLENELGLLVPTAGLVKDDKHRTSNLMIGEPPQIIPLERNSQEFYLLQRIQDEVHRFAITFHRQVRSKSAFQSVLDDIPGVGEKRKKALLKYFGSVKKLKEATVDDIRNSGVPQNIAEKIYETLQK, encoded by the coding sequence ATGAACGATTATTTAAAAGAAAAGCTGGCTATTTTACCGGATCAGCCCGGCTGTTACTTAATGAAAGATAAATATGGAACGGTCATTTACGTAGGAAAAGCAAAAGTATTAAAAAATCGAGTGCGCTCCTACTTTACCGGATCTCATGACGGAAAGACGCTTCGACTTGTAAACGACATTGTCGATTTTGAATATATCGTCACATCTTCTAATTTAGAAGCGCTTATTTTAGAAATGAATTTAATTAAAAAGCATGATCCAAAATACAATATCATGCTTAAAGATGATAAGGGTTATCCCTTTATTAAGATTACAGCTGAAAAACAGCCCCGACTTGTTATTACAAGAAAAATAAAAAAAGATAAAGGGAAATACTTCGGTCCTTATCCTAACGTTCAAGCTGCAAATGAAACAAAGCGGCTTCTTGATCGCATTTATCCATTAAGAAAGTGCTCTACCATGCCAGACAGGCCTTGTTTGTATTACCATATCGGGCAATGCCTAGCTCCTTGCGTAAAAGAAGTAAAAGAAGAGCAAAACAAACAAATTATTGAAAATATCACGCGGTTTTTAAATGGTGGATATGAGCATGTCAAAACAGAGTTAACTGAAAAAATGTTAAAAGCTTCAGAAGAACTTGACTTTGAACGGGCTAAAGAATATCGAGATCAAATTGCTCATATCGAAGCGACAATGGAAAAGCAAAAAGTAACGTTTAATGATTTTGTTAATCGAGATGTGTTTGGCTATTCTTATGATAAAGGCTGGATGTGTGTTCAAGTTTTCTTTATTCGCCAAGGGAAGTTAATTGAGCGAGAAGTTTCTATGTTTCCTTTTTATAAAGAGCCAGAAGAAGATTTCTTAACTTTTATCGGTCAGTTTTATGCCAAAAATATTAAGCCAAAAGAAGTGATGGTTCCAGCAACGATTGATGCAGAGTTGGCTGAGAAATTAGTGGAAGTAGAGGTTCAGCATCCAAAGCGAGGCAAAAAGAAAGAATTAGTAGAACTTGCGTGTAAAAATGCAAAAATTGCGCTCGGTGAAAAATTCTATTTAATTGAACGAGATGAAGAGCGCACGGTTGGCGCAGTTGAACGGTTAGGAGAAGAGCTTGGAATTGCCGCTCCTTATCGGATCGAAGCATTTGATAATTCAAATATTCAAGGGACAGATCCCGTTTCTGCGATGATTGTTTTTGTTGATGGGAAACCGGAAAAGAAAGAATATCGCAAATATAAAATTAAGACGGTAAAGGGACCAGATGATTACAGTTCCATGAGAGAAGTCGTTCGCAGACGGTATTCCAGAGCGTTAAAAGAGGGTCTTCCGCTTCCAGATTTAATTGTTGTAGATGGAGGCAAAGGGCATTTAGCTGCAGTACAGGACGTTCTCGAAAATGAATTGGGACTTTTAGTGCCTACAGCAGGTCTTGTCAAAGATGATAAGCACAGAACCTCCAACCTGATGATTGGTGAGCCTCCTCAAATCATACCGCTTGAACGCAATAGTCAAGAATTTTATTTGCTTCAGCGAATTCAAGATGAAGTTCACCGCTTTGCGATTACCTTCCACCGTCAAGTGCGCTCTAAGTCTGCTTTTCAGTCTGTTCTGGACGATATTCCGGGAGTGGGCGAAAAGCGTAAAAAAGCTTTGTTAAAGTATTTTGGTTCCGTGAAAAAATTGAAAGAAGCAACGGTTGATGATATTCGAAATTCAGGTGTTCCTCAAAACATCGCTGAAAAAATTTATGAAACATTGCAAAAATAG
- a CDS encoding electron transfer flavoprotein subunit beta/FixA family protein: MNIYVLVKRTFDTEEKLSLKNGQIVEDGAEFIINPYDEYAVEEAIQLKEKHGGEITVVSVGGEESEKELRTALAMGADKAVLINTEDDIEDGDQYTTSRLLAQYLKEQSPDLILAGNVAIDGGSGQVGPRVAEQLEIPYITTITKLDIEGEKVTVVRDVEGDSEVIETSLPLLVTAQQGLNEPRYPSLPGIMKAKKKPLVEVELDDLDLDEDDVEAKTKTIEIYLPPKKDAGRVLQGDIKDQVTELVNLLHKEAKVI; this comes from the coding sequence ATGAATATTTACGTGTTAGTAAAAAGAACATTCGATACAGAGGAGAAACTTTCATTAAAAAATGGTCAAATTGTTGAAGATGGGGCTGAATTTATTATTAATCCTTACGATGAGTATGCAGTTGAAGAAGCTATTCAGCTAAAGGAAAAGCATGGTGGGGAGATTACGGTCGTGAGTGTAGGAGGGGAAGAATCAGAAAAAGAACTCCGAACAGCTTTGGCTATGGGAGCAGATAAAGCGGTTTTAATCAATACGGAAGATGACATAGAAGATGGCGATCAGTACACGACTTCTAGGCTGCTGGCACAGTACTTAAAAGAACAATCTCCTGACTTAATTTTGGCAGGAAACGTAGCGATTGACGGAGGTTCGGGCCAAGTGGGGCCGCGCGTAGCAGAACAGTTAGAAATCCCTTATATTACGACGATTACAAAATTGGATATCGAAGGTGAAAAAGTGACTGTTGTACGCGATGTGGAAGGTGACTCCGAGGTTATCGAAACGTCGCTTCCTCTTTTAGTAACAGCTCAGCAGGGACTTAACGAACCTCGCTATCCATCTCTTCCAGGGATTATGAAAGCGAAGAAGAAACCGTTGGTTGAAGTGGAATTGGATGATTTAGATTTAGATGAAGATGATGTAGAAGCAAAAACAAAGACAATTGAAATTTATTTGCCTCCGAAAAAAGACGCAGGACGCGTACTACAAGGAGATATAAAAGATCAAGTGACAGAACTGGTCAATTTACTGCATAAAGAAGCAAAAGTCATTTAA